A window of Pyrobaculum aerophilum str. IM2 contains these coding sequences:
- a CDS encoding PaRep2b protein: MLFLPKYFHVLLPLAYAVEAYRRGELSREEAALAVIFAVLYDGTVFRDEILLFIGGPEHVESPIMTRDHFTAFWLWALKELGLKPSSVYRGRGAHHIAFKGAELNGLLEAVTPALPALHELRDALTEFADAFKVVTREAVKRKFGIDWGYDVRNEMFFKKLEEVVTMAEDYVYRNVTVERWPLDTSGKQPKAVIHFKLGGEEVAYITVYWTGRELQAQFGGSHENAERLASIIRALGGKAEVKRIGKVWRTWLTTDDIIAIRHDGWLNAVRGFVDELYGKGLIDKDKYEQLVRDLETGPNTVKFAGVEFTVNYENKIMVKYHPRNENAKNAAVNALMARGLREGVHFTVTTEGTERYEIRVTKEAFVKAIDALVHSGLEEGKHYSVYGKWRIISVKAEQKDVIVNALKAAGLKEGRDFTVKSSRYYVVYITYDGLREIQRMASNGDMEAEKFIRELEDVLRRRHGDGAAKKLTEVLRPAREEGTVDLPLAVYDDRGNLIARVVDLKCEFVKGKQRSKRLASQPVSQCAGEDCRLRIIVEYELPSGERRQFKMEWYWAEKREKKGDAIITYYYEIARPTVKDEVEAAVLETLTGKEAKRGRVYLYADQLDALRRFKALKDAIDKWREGKPASSQGQGQRSDN; this comes from the coding sequence ATGCTATTTTTGCCTAAATATTTCCACGTTCTCTTGCCTCTGGCGTACGCCGTGGAGGCGTACAGAAGGGGAGAGCTGTCTAGAGAGGAGGCGGCCCTTGCGGTGATTTTCGCTGTGTTGTACGATGGGACTGTGTTTAGAGACGAAATTCTGCTTTTCATCGGCGGCCCTGAACACGTGGAAAGTCCGATTATGACCCGCGACCACTTCACCGCTTTCTGGCTGTGGGCTCTGAAGGAGCTTGGCCTTAAGCCAAGCTCAGTGTATAGGGGCAGAGGCGCGCACCATATTGCCTTCAAAGGCGCCGAGCTGAACGGCTTACTGGAGGCTGTAACGCCGGCGCTACCCGCGTTGCACGAGCTTAGGGATGCCCTGACAGAATTCGCCGACGCGTTTAAAGTCGTTACCCGCGAGGCGGTTAAAAGGAAATTCGGCATTGACTGGGGTTACGACGTGAGAAACGAAATGTTTTTCAAAAAGCTAGAGGAAGTTGTTACAATGGCAGAGGACTACGTCTACAGAAACGTCACAGTGGAGAGGTGGCCGTTAGATACAAGCGGTAAGCAACCAAAGGCCGTAATACACTTTAAGTTGGGAGGGGAGGAGGTGGCGTACATAACCGTGTACTGGACTGGCAGGGAGCTACAAGCCCAGTTCGGCGGCTCTCACGAAAACGCCGAAAGGTTGGCCTCTATTATCAGAGCGCTTGGAGGTAAGGCGGAGGTTAAACGCATAGGTAAGGTATGGAGAACTTGGCTCACTACTGACGACATCATAGCAATTCGCCATGACGGCTGGCTAAACGCGGTGAGGGGCTTTGTGGACGAGCTTTACGGCAAGGGGTTAATCGACAAAGATAAGTACGAACAGTTAGTGAGGGACCTAGAGACCGGCCCCAACACCGTTAAATTCGCCGGCGTTGAATTCACGGTTAATTATGAAAACAAAATAATGGTAAAATATCATCCGCGCAACGAGAACGCTAAAAACGCCGCCGTAAACGCCTTAATGGCAAGGGGTCTGAGGGAGGGAGTACACTTCACGGTTACTACAGAGGGCACTGAACGTTACGAAATTCGTGTTACGAAAGAGGCTTTCGTAAAGGCTATTGATGCCCTTGTACATAGCGGGCTGGAAGAGGGCAAACACTACTCCGTTTACGGCAAATGGCGCATAATTAGCGTCAAGGCGGAACAAAAAGACGTTATTGTAAACGCCCTAAAGGCGGCGGGGCTGAAAGAGGGCAGAGACTTCACCGTCAAGAGTAGCAGATACTACGTAGTCTACATCACTTACGACGGCCTTCGCGAAATTCAACGCATGGCGTCAAACGGCGATATGGAGGCTGAAAAGTTCATCAGGGAGCTAGAGGATGTTTTGAGGCGTAGACACGGCGATGGCGCGGCGAAAAAGCTGACAGAGGTTCTGAGGCCGGCGAGGGAAGAGGGGACTGTAGATCTGCCACTGGCAGTTTACGACGATAGGGGCAACTTAATCGCCCGCGTTGTAGATTTGAAGTGTGAATTCGTGAAAGGAAAACAGAGGAGCAAGCGGCTGGCGAGCCAGCCAGTGAGCCAATGCGCCGGTGAGGACTGCCGCCTGCGCATCATCGTAGAATACGAATTGCCCAGCGGCGAGAGGAGACAGTTCAAGATGGAGTGGTATTGGGCAGAGAAGCGGGAAAAGAAGGGCGACGCGATTATCACGTACTATTACGAAATAGCACGGCCAACGGTAAAAGACGAAGTAGAGGCGGCCGTGTTGGAAACGCTGACAGGAAAAGAGGCGAAGAGAGGCAGAGTATACCTCTACGCCGACCAGCTAGACGCCTTGCGCCGCTTTAAGGCCTTAAAAGACGCCATTGACAAGTGGAGAGAGGGAAAACCGGCTAGTTCGCAAGGACAGGGACAGAGGAGCGACAATTAG